Proteins encoded within one genomic window of Formosa agariphila KMM 3901:
- a CDS encoding aldehyde dehydrogenase family protein: MMTNRFQHIFDAQKANQFTVGNTTYKTRIAKLNALKHAIEVDFKQDIRDAIYADFKKPFLETDLTEIYPILGEIKHVKSELKSWMGRQKVSTPMSLIGASSWFTYEPKGVCLIIAPWNFPLNLTFGPLVSAIAAGNTAILKPSELTPHTSKVMGDIIAKLFPENEIALVQGEVEVSTALLELPFNHIFFTGSPQVGKVVMKAASKHLTSVTLELGGKSPTIIDETANLKDAATRIAWGKFVNNGQTCIAPDYVLIHERVKDEFLKAFKTVVNSYYGTDASQSKSYSRIVNDRHFKRLQDHIENAKEHHATIELGGQVQVSENFIEPTVISNLPEDTSLLEDEIFGPILPIKTYTHIQEAIDYINAKEKPLALYMYSKNKKQTQFVLNNTRAGSTCINTNVLQYSNHNLPFGGSNNSGIGKAHGIFGFQEFSNMRSVLKQHTRGAIELLFPPYTDFKQKLVDLTLKWF, from the coding sequence ATGATGACAAATAGGTTTCAACACATTTTTGATGCTCAAAAGGCAAATCAGTTTACCGTTGGTAATACCACGTATAAAACACGAATAGCCAAATTAAATGCCTTGAAACACGCTATTGAAGTCGATTTTAAACAAGATATTCGAGATGCGATTTATGCCGATTTTAAAAAGCCTTTTTTAGAAACCGATTTAACCGAAATTTATCCTATTCTTGGGGAGATAAAGCATGTGAAATCGGAATTAAAATCATGGATGGGACGTCAAAAAGTGAGTACACCCATGTCTTTAATAGGAGCTTCGTCTTGGTTTACTTACGAACCTAAAGGGGTGTGTTTAATCATTGCACCTTGGAATTTTCCGTTAAATTTAACCTTCGGGCCATTAGTATCTGCTATTGCAGCAGGAAATACCGCAATTTTAAAACCCTCGGAATTAACGCCTCATACGTCTAAAGTTATGGGTGATATTATTGCTAAATTATTTCCGGAAAATGAAATTGCTTTAGTGCAAGGTGAAGTAGAGGTGTCTACGGCTTTGCTAGAACTTCCATTTAATCATATCTTTTTTACAGGGTCGCCACAAGTGGGGAAAGTGGTTATGAAAGCCGCTTCAAAACATTTAACCTCGGTAACGTTAGAGCTAGGAGGGAAGTCGCCAACAATTATTGATGAGACCGCCAATTTAAAAGATGCCGCCACAAGAATTGCTTGGGGGAAATTTGTAAATAATGGGCAAACTTGTATTGCTCCAGATTATGTGTTAATTCATGAACGCGTTAAAGATGAATTTTTAAAAGCGTTTAAGACCGTGGTTAATTCGTATTACGGAACAGATGCTTCGCAATCTAAGTCGTATTCTAGAATTGTAAACGACAGACATTTTAAGCGACTTCAAGACCATATTGAAAATGCTAAGGAACATCACGCAACCATAGAGCTAGGCGGTCAAGTTCAAGTTTCCGAAAATTTTATAGAGCCCACGGTAATTTCTAATTTACCCGAAGATACTTCGTTACTAGAAGATGAAATATTTGGACCTATTTTGCCTATAAAAACCTACACGCACATTCAAGAAGCTATAGATTATATTAATGCTAAAGAAAAACCTCTTGCACTTTATATGTATAGTAAAAATAAAAAACAAACGCAGTTTGTTTTAAATAATACACGAGCCGGAAGTACGTGTATAAATACAAACGTGTTGCAATACAGTAATCATAATTTGCCTTTTGGGGGCAGTAATAATAGTGGGATTGGTAAAGCACATGGGATTTTCGGATTTCAGGAATTCTCTAATATGCGTTCCGTATTAAAACAGCACACACGAGGCGCAATCGAGTTGCTGTTTCCGCCTTATACAGACTTTAAGCAAAAATTGGTAGACCTTACTTTAAAATGGTTTTAG
- a CDS encoding TetR/AcrR family transcriptional regulator has translation MQTSRREQNKIEKRERIVKASLSLFSEKGLENTSISDIVEESKIGRGTFYNYFNAPKDVFCEILDRLNCEINFEVKQAQIGLTTAYDFLYASFKAYFDLVSSEEMIMFHKNNQNQIRSVSYNSESILSIVFNMQEDLKRFPEVSFVDEKYFKMFSLVAISSASELFVCLHHHYFEASKDEMAHFLANVFMNGLKDYSAFTKN, from the coding sequence ATGCAGACGAGTAGACGAGAACAGAATAAAATTGAGAAACGGGAACGAATTGTTAAAGCATCGCTTAGTTTGTTTTCTGAAAAAGGGTTGGAGAACACGTCTATAAGCGATATTGTTGAAGAGAGCAAAATTGGTCGCGGTACATTTTATAATTATTTTAATGCCCCTAAAGATGTGTTTTGCGAGATTTTGGATCGTTTAAACTGTGAAATTAATTTTGAAGTTAAGCAAGCACAAATAGGTCTTACTACAGCCTACGATTTTTTATATGCATCTTTTAAAGCCTATTTTGATTTGGTGAGTTCTGAAGAGATGATTATGTTTCATAAAAACAATCAGAATCAAATTAGAAGTGTATCTTACAATAGTGAAAGTATATTAAGTATTGTGTTTAATATGCAAGAAGATTTAAAACGTTTTCCCGAAGTGTCTTTTGTAGATGAAAAGTATTTTAAAATGTTTAGTTTAGTTGCTATTTCTTCAGCTTCCGAATTATTTGTTTGTTTACATCATCATTATTTTGAAGCTTCTAAGGATGAAATGGCTCACTTTTTAGCCAATGTTTTTATGAATGGTCTAAAAGATTATTCAGCTTTCACTAAAAATTAA
- a CDS encoding thioredoxin family protein yields MSKFGELIDVNIPVLLNFFTEWNEQSTAMHPILRDVAAALGDKAKVIKIDVEKNKELAEALRVKGLPTLIVYKDGEMKWRESGEQDANTLIGVVQQFL; encoded by the coding sequence ATGTCAAAATTCGGGGAATTAATAGATGTTAACATTCCGGTATTATTAAATTTCTTTACCGAATGGAATGAACAATCTACAGCGATGCATCCCATTTTAAGAGACGTGGCAGCTGCTCTTGGGGATAAAGCTAAAGTGATTAAAATTGATGTTGAAAAAAACAAAGAATTAGCCGAAGCACTTCGCGTAAAAGGGTTGCCTACTTTAATAGTTTATAAAGATGGTGAAATGAAATGGCGAGAAAGTGGCGAGCAAGATGCCAATACACTTATTGGAGTAGTGCAACAATTCCTTTAA
- a CDS encoding McrB family protein, with product MESYKIINEFISKLKTNEIEAANSIKSLIEKDNFEKNLKVVDRLFFENKLKEINSDNYEETISFIRDIHKIKSGVYNDFNIWSASKTHLNKTNKNLIQRHNELNEIIGFPDNGNGLYKSFLGEKNLLTFIKNKYNSNNINSLETSSEYNLKTTFDLNSFSTNCLESGLNYNPELITRYVASLATKPFILLSGLSGSGKTKLAQAFAQWISQDESQYCIVPVGADWTNKEPLLGYVNALDSTEYIYPENGALNLIIRANNNPEKPYFLILDEMNLSHVERYFADFLSVMESKDNFKLHDDSITKKSGVPHTLSWPKNLFVVGTVNIDETTYMFSPKVLDRANVIEFRIHDSEIAEFLKNAQDITSIDCLGSDMGESFIKLTEAETNRTNLDGLNSELLNFFKKLQPLGAEFGYRTASEIQTLFSKIDLINPEYIAKEDEKIDIAIMQKLLPKLHGSRRKLLEPLKTLAQECLTEKTAQIFNEKGESLVTPESIKYKLSFEKLSRMYKNLIDNGFTSYAEA from the coding sequence ATGGAAAGTTATAAAATCATTAATGAGTTCATTTCTAAATTAAAGACTAATGAAATCGAAGCTGCAAATTCAATTAAATCATTAATTGAAAAAGATAATTTCGAAAAAAACCTTAAAGTAGTTGACCGTCTATTCTTTGAAAATAAATTAAAAGAAATTAACTCTGATAATTATGAAGAAACGATTTCTTTTATTAGAGATATCCATAAAATTAAATCCGGAGTATATAATGATTTCAATATTTGGAGCGCATCCAAAACTCATTTAAATAAAACTAATAAGAATTTAATTCAAAGACATAATGAATTAAATGAAATTATTGGGTTCCCAGATAATGGCAACGGGCTTTATAAATCTTTTTTAGGAGAAAAAAACCTACTCACTTTTATTAAAAACAAATATAATAGTAACAATATAAATTCATTAGAAACCAGTTCGGAATATAATTTAAAAACCACGTTCGACTTAAATAGCTTTTCAACAAATTGCTTAGAATCAGGTTTAAACTACAATCCCGAATTAATAACAAGATACGTTGCTTCACTCGCAACCAAACCTTTTATTTTATTAAGTGGTTTATCCGGTTCTGGAAAAACAAAATTAGCACAAGCCTTTGCCCAATGGATTTCTCAAGATGAATCACAATATTGTATTGTACCTGTTGGAGCAGATTGGACAAATAAAGAACCTTTATTAGGTTATGTTAACGCATTAGATTCCACAGAATATATATATCCTGAAAACGGAGCTTTAAACTTAATAATTAGAGCAAACAACAACCCAGAAAAGCCATATTTTCTAATTTTAGATGAAATGAACCTAAGTCATGTAGAGCGTTACTTTGCAGACTTTTTAAGTGTTATGGAAAGTAAAGATAACTTTAAATTACACGATGATTCTATAACCAAGAAATCAGGTGTCCCGCACACCCTATCTTGGCCTAAAAACTTATTTGTAGTCGGTACTGTTAATATTGATGAAACCACGTATATGTTTAGTCCTAAAGTTTTAGACAGAGCAAATGTGATAGAATTTAGGATTCATGATTCTGAGATTGCTGAATTTTTAAAAAATGCTCAGGATATTACATCTATAGATTGCCTAGGTAGCGATATGGGCGAATCTTTTATAAAACTTACTGAAGCTGAAACAAATAGAACGAATCTAGATGGACTTAATTCGGAATTACTAAATTTCTTTAAAAAGCTGCAACCACTTGGTGCCGAATTTGGATACAGAACTGCTTCAGAAATTCAGACCTTATTTTCTAAAATAGATTTGATAAATCCAGAATACATTGCCAAGGAAGACGAAAAAATAGACATTGCTATCATGCAGAAATTATTACCGAAACTTCATGGCTCTAGACGTAAACTACTTGAACCTCTAAAAACATTAGCTCAAGAGTGTTTAACAGAAAAAACAGCACAAATATTTAATGAAAAAGGAGAATCTTTAGTAACCCCTGAAAGCATTAAGTACAAATTATCTTTTGAGAAATTATCTAGAATGTACAAAAACCTAATTGATAACGGATTTACAAGTTATGCAGAAGCATAA
- a CDS encoding polysaccharide deacetylase family protein yields MRFIPVRSPKFIKGIFPNYVWDVPLLDSKTIYLTFDDGPNPEITPWVLQTLKSYNAKATFFCIGDNVRKYPDVFQNTIQAGHKIGNHTFNHLKGWKTHTDVYIDNVEKAAEIIPSKLFRPPYGKIKNKQAKILTQLGYKIVMWSIISFDWEHNLSGEDCLKNVIKHTEDGHIIVFHDSIKASKNMQYVLPKVLEYFSAKGYNFNVLPY; encoded by the coding sequence ATGAGATTCATTCCAGTAAGATCACCTAAATTTATAAAAGGCATATTTCCAAACTACGTTTGGGATGTGCCTTTATTAGATAGTAAAACAATCTACTTAACCTTCGATGATGGTCCGAATCCGGAAATAACACCTTGGGTTTTACAAACGCTTAAAAGCTATAATGCCAAAGCAACATTCTTTTGTATAGGAGACAATGTAAGAAAGTATCCTGACGTATTTCAAAACACCATACAAGCAGGTCATAAAATAGGAAACCACACCTTTAATCATTTAAAAGGGTGGAAAACACATACAGATGTATATATAGACAATGTAGAAAAAGCAGCCGAAATTATTCCTTCTAAATTATTTCGACCTCCTTACGGAAAGATAAAAAATAAACAAGCCAAAATTTTAACTCAACTGGGGTATAAAATTGTAATGTGGAGTATTATTTCTTTCGATTGGGAGCACAACCTATCTGGAGAAGACTGTTTAAAAAATGTGATTAAACATACCGAAGACGGGCATATTATAGTATTTCACGACAGCATTAAAGCTTCAAAAAACATGCAGTACGTATTACCTAAAGTTTTAGAATATTTTAGTGCTAAAGGTTACAATTTTAATGTGCTTCCGTATTAA
- a CDS encoding metallophosphoesterase: MMRWVLFFILYILLDWYSFQAFKSITKQRFIYWVYWILSALVLGNFIYEMILNPSHLKVLTHAKSYALGFLLAVLAPKLILLVVLGFEDLTRFPQGVYRYFKKEKQEFGYFPERRAFISKLAIGIAAIPFAGLLYGMFKGKYDFRVLKYTLHFEDLPAAFDGYRITQISDIHSGSFDNREKIEYAVDLINEQASDAILFTGDMVNNLASEMLPWTETFSRLKAKDGKFSVLGNHDYGDYVEWDSEADKEQNLDELKAIQKQIGFDLILNDSRFLEKDGERIALVGVENWGRGHFKKAGDLKQAASKIEPNDFKILMSHDPSHWEDRVIDDAYHYHLTLSGHTHGMQFGIEIPGWIKWSPIKWRYKYWAGVYKEKGQLINVNRGFGFLGYPGRVGIWPEITVIELKKGSEDA; the protein is encoded by the coding sequence GTGATGCGTTGGGTTTTATTTTTTATACTTTATATTCTTCTAGATTGGTATTCTTTTCAAGCTTTTAAATCGATAACCAAACAGCGTTTTATTTATTGGGTGTATTGGATTTTAAGTGCATTGGTTTTAGGAAATTTTATTTACGAAATGATTCTAAACCCGAGTCATTTAAAAGTGCTTACACATGCCAAAAGTTATGCGCTTGGATTTTTATTAGCAGTGTTAGCACCAAAGTTAATTTTGTTAGTGGTTTTAGGATTCGAAGATCTTACGCGTTTTCCTCAAGGCGTATACCGATATTTTAAAAAAGAAAAACAAGAGTTCGGATATTTTCCAGAACGCCGTGCGTTTATTAGTAAACTAGCTATTGGTATAGCGGCCATTCCGTTTGCGGGTTTGTTGTATGGTATGTTTAAAGGCAAGTACGATTTTAGGGTGTTAAAATATACATTGCATTTTGAAGATTTGCCTGCCGCTTTCGATGGGTATAGAATTACACAGATAAGTGATATTCACAGTGGAAGTTTTGATAATCGAGAAAAGATAGAATATGCAGTAGATTTAATCAATGAACAAGCGTCTGATGCTATTTTATTTACGGGTGATATGGTGAATAATTTGGCTTCGGAAATGTTGCCGTGGACGGAAACCTTCAGCCGATTGAAAGCTAAAGATGGTAAGTTCTCTGTATTAGGAAATCATGACTATGGCGATTATGTCGAGTGGGATTCTGAAGCAGACAAGGAACAGAACCTCGATGAATTAAAAGCCATACAAAAGCAAATTGGCTTCGACTTAATTTTGAATGATAGTAGATTTCTAGAAAAAGATGGTGAACGTATTGCGTTAGTTGGTGTAGAGAACTGGGGGCGTGGTCATTTTAAAAAAGCGGGAGATTTAAAGCAAGCGGCTTCTAAAATAGAACCTAATGATTTTAAAATATTAATGAGTCATGATCCATCGCATTGGGAAGATCGGGTTATTGATGATGCGTACCATTACCATTTAACTTTAAGCGGCCATACACATGGTATGCAATTTGGAATTGAAATACCAGGCTGGATAAAATGGAGTCCAATTAAGTGGCGATATAAATATTGGGCAGGAGTGTATAAGGAAAAAGGACAATTAATAAATGTAAACCGCGGTTTTGGTTTTTTAGGTTATCCAGGCCGTGTTGGAATCTGGCCAGAAATTACGGTTATCGAACTTAAAAAAGGCTCAGAAGACGCTTAA
- a CDS encoding DUF2357 domain-containing protein has protein sequence MQKHNIPLNHIKKGLSIDVVAIMDNTLFHVLDAKENNEADYQIVEGCFYQYKLNDKSYSLEQSQVVEQSNFNKTEGRLSPNIYVGTLSIPVLEDGIAKGFLKLEVQSIKTTYRKHYRFMLESITKHATDLILQTNSPVNQSLEVDYDSDSKTLYQQFCFVNSIINTEEFDLAIQQIIKSPVTNWKDKIEHKDVRRLKRLKSKDIRQVINAKNRITLPEHHPLRKSGIDSIALKIPTTTNEESTDTPENRFIKHVIETFLFFCEEIKLRCTKGSRLYNEADIISAKLESYLQHHLFKEVSRPTTLKLNSPVLQKKSGYRDVLKTWLMFNLAAKLAWEGGEDVYEAGNKNIAKLYEYWLFFKLLDAIKEAFTIDSDEYKKLIGITKDKLGLNLKEGKQIALTGTYISRERELSIKFSYNKTFGKNSDLSKEGSWTLQMSPDYTLSIWPKDLEEKDAECEEQIVHIHFDAKYKVKNKSDNSKFKEVDIFKMHAYKDAIRRTGGAYILYPGTDVKPTNFKGFHEILPGLGAFAIRPTEENSGIHNLVDFINEVRDHFLNRATQRENISTKTYQITKNKPSGDFREPIPEYINSEKLIPDDTHILVGFYNSQTQHDWIIKKRMYNFRMGSGNGSLVLDKETVSAKYLLLHTHGNTSSGDLWKITSKGPKVYSRLNLEAKGYPKATNKSDYEKHYLVIELEKINLSEFGNNNWNFRKLKNYNSGHASAKPFTTTLTELIKSKIE, from the coding sequence ATGCAGAAGCATAATATTCCATTAAATCATATAAAAAAAGGATTATCGATAGACGTTGTTGCTATTATGGACAACACCTTGTTTCATGTCTTGGATGCTAAAGAAAACAATGAAGCCGATTACCAGATTGTTGAAGGTTGCTTTTATCAATATAAATTAAACGATAAGAGTTATAGTCTAGAACAGAGCCAAGTTGTAGAACAATCGAATTTTAATAAAACTGAAGGTCGTTTAAGTCCTAATATTTATGTAGGCACATTATCTATTCCTGTTTTAGAAGACGGTATTGCAAAAGGTTTTTTAAAACTAGAAGTACAATCAATAAAAACCACCTACCGAAAACATTATAGATTTATGTTAGAATCTATAACCAAGCATGCTACCGATTTAATATTGCAAACTAATTCACCGGTAAATCAGAGTTTAGAAGTCGATTATGATTCTGACTCAAAAACATTATATCAGCAATTTTGTTTTGTAAATTCCATAATTAACACCGAAGAGTTTGATTTAGCAATTCAGCAAATTATAAAATCTCCAGTTACCAATTGGAAAGACAAAATTGAACACAAAGATGTAAGACGATTAAAGCGCTTAAAAAGTAAAGATATCAGACAAGTTATCAATGCTAAAAACCGCATAACTCTTCCTGAACATCATCCGCTCAGAAAATCAGGTATCGATTCTATTGCTTTAAAAATTCCAACTACTACGAATGAAGAAAGTACGGATACTCCAGAAAACAGATTTATAAAACATGTTATAGAAACCTTTTTATTCTTCTGCGAAGAGATTAAATTAAGATGCACTAAAGGCTCTAGATTATACAACGAGGCAGACATAATTTCAGCTAAATTAGAAAGCTATTTACAACACCACTTATTTAAGGAAGTTTCTAGACCCACCACTTTAAAATTAAACAGTCCTGTACTTCAAAAAAAATCGGGATATAGAGATGTTTTAAAAACATGGCTTATGTTTAATCTCGCTGCCAAACTTGCCTGGGAAGGCGGTGAAGATGTCTATGAAGCAGGAAACAAAAACATTGCTAAACTCTATGAATACTGGCTGTTCTTTAAACTTTTAGATGCGATTAAAGAAGCATTCACAATAGATTCAGATGAATACAAAAAGTTAATTGGGATTACAAAAGATAAACTTGGTCTTAATCTTAAAGAAGGTAAACAAATTGCCTTAACTGGAACTTACATCTCAAGAGAAAGAGAATTATCGATAAAATTTTCTTACAATAAAACCTTTGGTAAAAATTCAGATTTAAGCAAGGAAGGAAGTTGGACGTTGCAAATGAGTCCTGATTACACATTATCCATATGGCCCAAAGATCTTGAGGAAAAAGATGCTGAATGCGAAGAGCAAATTGTACACATTCATTTTGATGCAAAATATAAGGTTAAGAATAAATCGGATAATTCAAAATTTAAGGAAGTAGATATTTTTAAAATGCATGCTTATAAAGATGCCATTAGACGCACAGGAGGAGCTTATATTTTATATCCAGGAACAGATGTAAAACCAACAAATTTTAAAGGCTTTCATGAAATTCTTCCTGGTTTAGGCGCTTTTGCAATTAGACCTACAGAAGAAAATAGTGGCATACATAATCTTGTAGATTTTATAAATGAAGTTAGAGACCATTTTTTAAATAGAGCGACCCAAAGAGAGAACATTTCCACTAAAACATATCAAATCACTAAAAACAAACCATCGGGTGATTTTAGAGAGCCAATTCCAGAATATATTAATAGTGAAAAATTAATTCCAGATGACACCCATATTTTAGTTGGTTTTTACAATAGCCAAACCCAGCATGATTGGATTATAAAAAAAAGAATGTACAATTTTAGAATGGGCTCAGGCAACGGTTCTTTGGTTCTAGATAAAGAAACTGTTTCTGCTAAATATTTATTGTTACATACACACGGAAACACATCTTCCGGAGATCTATGGAAGATTACAAGTAAAGGCCCAAAAGTGTATTCTAGGTTAAACCTAGAAGCAAAAGGGTACCCTAAAGCAACAAATAAATCTGATTATGAAAAACATTATTTAGTAATCGAATTGGAAAAGATTAACCTAAGCGAATTTGGGAATAACAATTGGAATTTCAGAAAATTAAAAAACTACAATTCAGGTCATGCATCAGCAAAACCTTTTACAACAACTTTAACTGAATTGATTAAATCAAAAATTGAATAA
- the polA gene encoding DNA polymerase I → MSDQKRLFLVDAYALIFRGYYAFIKNPRINSKGLDTSAILGFTNSLLDVIKRERPDHLAVCFDKGGSTDRVEMFEAYKANRDATPEAIKLAIPYICNILEAMKIPIMVKEGYEADDVIGTLAKKAEKEGYKTFMVTPDKDFAQLVSENIFMYRPVFGGGYETWGIPEVLKKFEVERPEQVIDFLGMMGDSADNIPGLPGVGEKTAKKFLAQYGTMENLLDHTHELKGKMKEKVEAAKELGLLSKKLATIMLDVPVEFDAEDFEMSHPDIDAVKGIFQDLEFRRLVDSFEKIFTAQTETTTENTTAKAETTAPSASSAGAGQFSLFGGDPAPSSEPATENPNQRKTAETTPHFYQSVATGMATKLFIKNLMKQSSVCFDTETTGLDPLTAELVGIAFSWETGKGFYLPFPEDKTEAQELIEQLRPFFESEDIQKIGQNLKYDIKVLRKYNITVKGKLFDTMLAHYLINPDMRHNMEVLAETYLNYTPISIVDLIGKKGKNQLSMRQVPIDKQTEYAVEDADITLQLKEHFENELGQANTQKLFDDIEVPLLRVLADMELEGINLDIPFLNDLTTALNDDIASLQEKIFSEAGEEFNIASPKQLGEILFNKLKLVDKPKKTKSGQFATSEDILSYLAKDHEIIQHILDYRGLAKLKSTYVDALPLQVEPTTGRVHTDYMQTVAATGRLSSNNPNLQNIPIRTERGRQVRKAFIPRNEDYTLLAADYSQIELRIIAALSQEETMIEAFKNGEDIHASTAAKVFNVPLEDVTREQRSNAKTVNFGIVYGVSAFGLSNQTDLSRSESKDLIDTYYKTYPKLRTYMSELVDFARDNGYVQTVLGRRRYLKDINSRNGVVRGAAERNAVNAPIQGSAADIIKLAMINIHEKLVAGEFKTKMLLQVHDELVFDVYKPELETIKTLVKTEMENAFVMDVPLDVEIDTGDNWLEAH, encoded by the coding sequence ATGTCAGATCAAAAACGTCTTTTTCTAGTTGATGCCTATGCCCTTATTTTTCGCGGATATTATGCGTTTATAAAAAACCCAAGAATTAATTCTAAAGGCTTAGATACATCGGCTATTTTAGGGTTTACCAATTCCCTTTTAGACGTCATTAAACGTGAGCGTCCAGACCATTTAGCCGTGTGTTTCGACAAAGGCGGAAGCACCGATCGTGTAGAAATGTTCGAAGCTTATAAGGCCAATCGCGACGCCACTCCAGAAGCTATAAAATTAGCTATTCCTTATATCTGTAACATTTTAGAAGCCATGAAAATTCCCATTATGGTTAAGGAAGGTTACGAAGCCGATGATGTTATTGGAACCCTAGCTAAGAAAGCTGAAAAAGAAGGTTATAAAACCTTTATGGTAACGCCAGATAAGGATTTTGCACAGTTGGTTTCTGAAAATATTTTTATGTACCGTCCTGTATTTGGTGGCGGCTACGAAACTTGGGGAATTCCTGAAGTATTGAAAAAATTTGAAGTGGAACGCCCAGAACAAGTGATCGATTTTCTAGGTATGATGGGAGATTCTGCCGATAATATTCCTGGACTTCCTGGCGTTGGAGAAAAAACAGCGAAGAAATTTTTAGCCCAATACGGCACTATGGAAAACCTTTTAGACCATACACACGAGCTAAAAGGAAAAATGAAAGAAAAAGTTGAAGCCGCTAAAGAACTTGGTTTATTATCTAAGAAATTAGCGACTATAATGTTGGATGTTCCTGTTGAATTTGATGCTGAAGATTTTGAAATGTCGCATCCCGACATCGATGCCGTAAAAGGCATTTTTCAGGATTTAGAATTTAGACGACTTGTAGATAGTTTTGAAAAGATATTTACAGCACAAACAGAAACCACTACCGAAAATACGACTGCAAAAGCAGAAACTACTGCCCCATCAGCATCGTCTGCTGGCGCTGGTCAATTTTCTTTATTTGGCGGCGATCCGGCTCCAAGTTCAGAACCGGCGACAGAGAACCCTAATCAAAGAAAAACTGCCGAAACCACACCTCATTTTTATCAGAGTGTAGCAACGGGCATGGCTACCAAACTCTTCATTAAAAATCTAATGAAGCAAAGCAGCGTGTGTTTCGACACCGAAACTACAGGCTTAGATCCGCTTACAGCAGAATTAGTGGGTATTGCTTTCTCTTGGGAAACCGGTAAAGGATTTTATTTACCATTTCCAGAAGACAAAACCGAAGCTCAAGAACTTATCGAACAATTACGTCCGTTTTTCGAGTCGGAAGACATTCAGAAAATTGGACAGAATTTAAAATACGATATTAAGGTCCTTCGTAAATACAACATCACGGTTAAAGGTAAATTATTCGACACCATGTTAGCGCATTATTTAATCAATCCAGATATGCGTCACAATATGGAAGTTTTGGCCGAAACCTATTTAAATTATACGCCAATTTCTATTGTAGATCTTATTGGTAAGAAAGGAAAAAACCAGTTATCAATGCGACAAGTTCCTATTGATAAACAAACCGAATATGCTGTAGAAGATGCCGATATTACACTGCAACTCAAAGAACATTTTGAAAACGAATTAGGACAAGCCAACACCCAAAAATTATTCGACGATATCGAAGTGCCTTTACTTCGTGTGCTTGCCGACATGGAATTGGAAGGTATTAATTTAGATATTCCGTTTTTAAATGATTTAACCACTGCTCTAAACGATGATATTGCGTCTCTTCAGGAAAAAATATTTTCCGAAGCTGGCGAAGAATTTAATATTGCATCACCAAAACAATTGGGTGAAATTTTATTTAATAAACTCAAGTTAGTCGACAAACCTAAAAAAACAAAATCTGGGCAGTTTGCAACCTCAGAAGATATTTTATCGTACTTAGCCAAAGACCACGAGATTATTCAGCATATATTAGACTATCGCGGCCTTGCAAAACTTAAAAGCACCTATGTCGATGCCTTGCCATTACAAGTCGAGCCAACAACAGGGCGTGTACATACAGATTATATGCAAACTGTAGCTGCAACGGGGCGATTAAGTAGTAATAACCCGAATTTACAGAACATTCCTATTCGTACCGAACGTGGTCGCCAAGTTAGAAAAGCCTTTATTCCAAGAAACGAAGACTACACTTTACTTGCTGCCGATTACTCGCAAATAGAACTTCGTATTATAGCCGCCTTAAGTCAGGAAGAAACCATGATTGAAGCCTTTAAAAACGGTGAAGATATTCATGCTTCCACAGCTGCTAAAGTGTTTAATGTGCCTTTAGAAGACGTGACCAGAGAACAACGTAGTAATGCAAAAACCGTGAATTTCGGGATTGTGTATGGTGTATCTGCTTTCGGATTAAGCAATCAAACCGATTTATCGCGAAGCGAATCTAAAGACCTTATCGATACGTATTACAAAACCTATCCGAAACTGAGAACTTACATGAGTGAGCTAGTAGATTTTGCTCGCGATAATGGCTATGTACAAACCGTTTTAGGACGTCGTCGTTATTTAAAAGATATTAATTCTAGAAATGGAGTGGTTCGTGGTGCTGCCGAACGAAATGCCGTTAACGCCCCAATACAAGGAAGCGCTGCCGATATTATAAAACTGGCTATGATTAATATTCATGAGAAATTAGTCGCTGGCGAATTTAAAACCAAAATGCTTTTACAAGTACATGATGAATTGGTGTTCGATGTGTACAAACCCGAATTAGAAACTATAAAAACACTGGTAAAAACCGAAATGGAAAATGCCTTTGTTATGGATGTACCATTAGATGTAGAAATTGATACTGGCGATAACTGGTTGGAGGCGCATTAG